AGCCGGTCTGGACAAGCGACAGAGCTATTGAAAAAACTACACATTGGTATAAAAACTATTACGAATCTATGAGCATACTAACCTCTGAGCACATAAACGAGTATACTTCTGAAGCAAAATCTAAACATATCTCTTGGACCGAATAATGAAATTTATTGAAACAAAGCTAAAAGGGGCCTTCATCATAACACCTGATCTTATTAAAGACGAAAGAGGTTATTTTGCCAGGGTATTCTGCCAGCAGGAGTTTTTAAATAATGGCTTAAATTCAAACCTTGTGCAATGCAATATATCTTTCAATAATCTTAAAGGTACACTGCGCGGTATGCATTATCAATTGCCGCCGCATTCTGAAGTAAAGCTTGTTCGCTGCACTGCAGGCTCTATCTGGGATGTCATAATTGATCTTCGTTCTGATTCATTAACATATAAACAGTGGTTTGCAGCAGAACTCTCAGAAAAAAATCATCAAATGCTCTATGTTCCGAAAGGTTTTGCGCATGGTTATCAAACACTCGAAGATAATACAGAGGTTTTTTATCAGGTTTCAGCTTTTTATAAAAAGGAAAGTGAACAAGGTCTAAGATGGAATGATGCTGTATTTGGAATAAAATGGCCTTATCCAGTAAGCGTTATTTCAAAAAAGGATTTAAATCACTCTGACTGGGAGACAGAATAATGCGAGTCTTTGTTACTGGCGCATCAGGGTTCATAGGTTCTCA
The Desulfatiglans sp. DNA segment above includes these coding regions:
- the rfbC gene encoding dTDP-4-dehydrorhamnose 3,5-epimerase, whose amino-acid sequence is MKFIETKLKGAFIITPDLIKDERGYFARVFCQQEFLNNGLNSNLVQCNISFNNLKGTLRGMHYQLPPHSEVKLVRCTAGSIWDVIIDLRSDSLTYKQWFAAELSEKNHQMLYVPKGFAHGYQTLEDNTEVFYQVSAFYKKESEQGLRWNDAVFGIKWPYPVSVISKKDLNHSDWETE